In one window of Williamwhitmania taraxaci DNA:
- a CDS encoding RNA polymerase sigma factor: MKEREKVFKELISDNEHKIRRVCSYYAHSEEDRKDLYQEILINVWKSFETFRGDSAVGTWLYRVALNTALGFSGKEFKRLRFNVDFDSTRLNNLGCEDKASDAMVLEHKFALLQNRMNQLSVIDKAIISLVMEGLPMREIADVIGLTEPNVRVKVHRIKESLREDLKGGDYDC; encoded by the coding sequence ATGAAGGAGAGGGAAAAGGTCTTTAAGGAGTTGATCTCGGACAATGAGCATAAGATTCGCCGAGTTTGCTCCTACTATGCACATTCGGAGGAGGATCGGAAGGATCTTTATCAGGAGATTTTAATCAACGTTTGGAAGAGTTTTGAAACATTTCGGGGCGATTCGGCCGTGGGTACCTGGCTTTATAGGGTTGCATTAAATACTGCGTTAGGGTTTTCGGGGAAGGAGTTTAAGCGGTTACGCTTCAATGTCGATTTTGATTCTACCCGTCTGAACAACCTAGGGTGCGAGGATAAGGCCAGTGACGCAATGGTGCTGGAGCACAAGTTTGCGCTCCTTCAGAATAGGATGAACCAGCTCTCGGTAATTGATAAGGCCATAATTTCGCTGGTAATGGAAGGCTTGCCCATGCGCGAGATTGCCGATGTAATTGGACTTACCGAACCCAATGTAAGGGTGAAGGTGCACAGAATTAAAGAATCGCTACGCGAAGATTTAAAGGGAGGTGACTATGACTGCTAA
- a CDS encoding Ppx/GppA phosphatase family protein — MRIAVIDLGTNTFNLLIANVNDNKSFTIEMSAKHAVQLGKGGINNKTILPDAIERGLKAIEAHMQIITHMGVDNIYAYGTSAIRNATNSNNFINLIKENYNVQVEIITGNREAELIYHGVAQAVDLSSQKHLIMDIGGGSNELIIANHKEIFFKHSFPLGISRLLDKFTPSDPITADEVARVEEYLEKELQLLFDAAATHMPKVLVGSSGSFDTYRSVLTKGEDPCKPPSFKIEIKDYLQLHKQLLKSNMEERLTMPGMEPMRVEMIVLASIFTRLVIEKIGITHMVQSCYALKEGAVWDIVHHHLK; from the coding sequence ATGCGCATAGCCGTTATCGACCTCGGAACAAATACATTCAACTTGCTTATCGCTAATGTAAACGACAACAAGTCATTTACTATAGAAATGAGCGCCAAGCATGCCGTGCAGCTAGGCAAAGGGGGAATAAATAATAAGACCATTCTGCCCGATGCTATTGAACGTGGGTTGAAAGCCATTGAAGCGCATATGCAGATTATCACCCACATGGGTGTTGACAATATCTACGCCTACGGAACCTCAGCCATTCGCAACGCCACCAACAGCAACAATTTCATTAACCTGATAAAGGAAAATTACAACGTGCAGGTGGAGATTATTACCGGCAATCGCGAAGCGGAATTAATCTATCACGGCGTTGCCCAAGCCGTTGATCTTTCGAGCCAGAAGCATTTAATCATGGATATTGGCGGTGGCAGTAATGAGCTTATAATCGCCAACCACAAAGAGATTTTTTTCAAGCATAGCTTCCCTCTTGGCATATCTCGACTTCTGGACAAATTCACCCCATCCGACCCTATTACAGCCGATGAGGTAGCGCGTGTTGAAGAGTATCTCGAAAAAGAGTTACAGCTACTTTTCGATGCGGCTGCAACCCATATGCCTAAAGTGCTTGTTGGTTCATCAGGCAGTTTCGACACCTATCGCTCGGTGCTTACCAAGGGAGAAGACCCCTGCAAACCACCTTCCTTTAAAATAGAGATTAAAGACTACCTTCAACTGCACAAGCAACTGCTAAAATCCAATATGGAGGAGCGATTGACGATGCCAGGAATGGAACCAATGCGCGTGGAGATGATTGTGCTGGCAAGCATCTTTACCCGATTAGTTATTGAGAAGATTGGTATCACCCACATGGTACAGTCGTGCTACGCACTGAAAGAAGGTGCAGTTTGGGATATTGTTCATCACCATTTGAAATAA
- a CDS encoding sigma-54-dependent transcriptional regulator gives MARILIIDDERSIRNTLKDILEYEKHEVEIAATGEEGLEHLRNNGFDLVFLDVKMPGLDGIEVLQEATRTHPEMPVVMISGHGNIDTAVDAIKKGAFDFLEKPLDLNRILVTVRNATDKCKLLQETRMLRKQLSPTYEMVGNSVAINQVKEFIQKVAATDARVLITGSNGTGKELVARQLHELSSRAASHFVEVNCAAIPSELIESELFGHEKGAFTTAIKQRKGKFEQADGGTIFLDEIGDMSLSAQAKVLRVLQENKITRVGGDKDIDVSVRVIAATNKNLLNEIEAGNFREDLYHRLSVIVIKVPSLNERTEDIPLLVNHFLTQLCTELGVARKNISVEAMAELQEHQWRGNIRELKNVVERLIILSGPEISLADVKMFATASFG, from the coding sequence ATGGCAAGAATACTGATAATAGACGACGAGCGAAGCATTAGAAATACGCTTAAAGATATTCTCGAATACGAAAAGCACGAAGTTGAGATTGCTGCAACCGGCGAAGAGGGCCTCGAGCACCTGCGAAACAACGGATTCGACCTAGTTTTTCTTGATGTGAAAATGCCCGGCCTCGATGGAATAGAGGTTTTGCAAGAGGCTACCCGCACTCACCCCGAAATGCCTGTAGTGATGATCTCCGGCCACGGAAATATCGACACTGCCGTGGATGCAATTAAGAAGGGAGCGTTTGATTTTCTGGAGAAACCACTCGATCTCAACCGCATATTGGTGACCGTGCGCAATGCAACAGATAAGTGCAAGCTGCTGCAGGAGACGCGCATGCTTCGCAAGCAGCTGAGTCCAACCTACGAAATGGTTGGAAATTCAGTAGCCATTAATCAGGTAAAAGAGTTTATTCAGAAGGTTGCAGCCACCGATGCCCGCGTACTCATAACCGGCAGCAACGGTACCGGAAAAGAGTTGGTAGCTCGCCAGCTGCACGAGCTCAGCAGCCGCGCAGCATCCCATTTTGTTGAAGTAAACTGCGCAGCCATCCCGTCGGAACTGATAGAGAGCGAACTATTTGGACATGAGAAGGGGGCTTTTACTACGGCCATTAAGCAGCGCAAGGGTAAGTTTGAGCAGGCCGATGGAGGAACTATCTTCTTAGACGAAATTGGCGACATGAGCCTTTCGGCCCAAGCTAAGGTTTTACGCGTATTGCAGGAGAATAAAATTACCCGAGTTGGGGGCGATAAGGATATCGATGTCAGCGTTCGGGTAATAGCCGCAACCAACAAGAACCTACTCAATGAAATTGAGGCGGGCAACTTCCGCGAAGACCTATACCACCGCCTTAGCGTTATCGTGATAAAGGTCCCTTCGCTAAACGAGCGCACAGAAGACATTCCACTACTGGTAAATCACTTTCTTACGCAGCTCTGCACCGAACTAGGGGTAGCCCGCAAAAACATTTCAGTTGAGGCAATGGCAGAACTCCAAGAACACCAATGGCGCGGAAATATTCGGGAGTTAAAAAATGTGGTGGAACGATTAATAATCCTCAGTGGTCCCGAAATTAGCTTAGCGGACGTTAAAATGTTTGCCACGGCTTCGTTTGGATAG
- a CDS encoding Imm49 family immunity protein yields MLSDNLPFIKDVFAKLTYSGFYYEDKTYQKIPVTMEDNVLQGEGAIFTHTMQQFLLGNNALVERNLEIMERVYFSKSHENSTMQYDVNYFRALYLNDVSKCERILNDMVSPKIHQKRNDDALLKKYISMPALGYAKLAWLKGVEVEVKSKLIPKELLPISPLEKYEIPYDFLK; encoded by the coding sequence ATGCTATCGGATAATTTGCCTTTTATAAAAGATGTTTTTGCAAAACTTACCTACAGTGGTTTTTATTACGAAGATAAAACGTATCAGAAAATTCCTGTAACCATGGAAGATAATGTATTGCAAGGCGAAGGTGCGATTTTCACTCACACCATGCAACAGTTTTTATTAGGTAATAATGCCCTTGTTGAAAGAAATTTGGAAATTATGGAAAGGGTTTATTTCAGCAAGTCTCACGAAAATAGCACCATGCAATACGACGTAAATTATTTTCGCGCTTTATATCTAAATGATGTATCAAAATGTGAGAGAATATTGAATGACATGGTTAGCCCAAAAATTCACCAGAAAAGAAACGATGATGCACTTTTGAAGAAATATATATCAATGCCTGCTTTAGGTTATGCCAAATTAGCCTGGCTTAAGGGTGTCGAAGTTGAAGTAAAGTCTAAACTAATACCAAAGGAACTGCTGCCAATTTCTCCATTAGAAAAATATGAAATACCGTATGATTTTCTGAAGTAA
- a CDS encoding polysaccharide deacetylase family protein translates to MKGKYILVLALVLTTSATLSAQVVTIARYKEYNGYAVSQQGDSLLILRSFLENSIRKYLLINSYTLRTTIVEEEGLMTTRLKRPLLVELFRNTPYIKALKVAEYTSDKVTNAGVRRFQRITGGVDLTIDLCPSKLPLDREFFVEMVKSLSMVQKPVPMAISVTGTWMKGHPSDFVWLLDRVKAGEIDITWINHSYSHRFNIDLPLKENFLLEKGTNLRSEILRTEITMLEHGVIPSPFFRFPGLISDKAVFDAVLSYGLIPIGTDAWLAKRQFAKMGSIVLVHANGNEPLGLKKFQKLLETQRDSILAGKWMLFDLRESMATEPVNK, encoded by the coding sequence ATGAAGGGGAAGTATATCTTAGTACTGGCGTTAGTGCTCACCACCTCCGCTACTCTTTCTGCACAGGTGGTTACCATCGCACGCTATAAGGAGTATAATGGGTATGCCGTTTCCCAACAAGGAGATTCGCTCCTCATTTTGCGTTCTTTTCTTGAGAATAGTATTCGCAAGTATTTGTTAATTAATTCTTACACCCTTCGGACGACAATAGTTGAAGAGGAAGGATTGATGACCACGCGGCTTAAGCGACCCCTGCTGGTGGAGTTGTTTCGTAATACTCCATATATTAAAGCACTAAAGGTAGCCGAATACACCTCCGATAAAGTAACCAATGCCGGCGTAAGGCGATTTCAACGTATAACGGGAGGCGTGGATCTCACCATCGACCTTTGCCCCTCCAAGCTGCCTCTCGATCGTGAATTTTTTGTTGAAATGGTGAAGAGCCTTAGTATGGTGCAAAAACCGGTACCCATGGCCATCTCGGTAACCGGTACTTGGATGAAGGGGCACCCTTCCGATTTTGTATGGTTGCTCGATCGGGTTAAGGCTGGCGAGATTGATATTACGTGGATAAACCACTCCTATAGCCATCGGTTCAATATAGACCTTCCTCTTAAGGAGAATTTCTTGCTCGAAAAGGGCACTAACCTTCGATCGGAGATTCTAAGGACAGAAATTACCATGCTCGAACATGGCGTTATTCCCTCTCCTTTTTTTCGATTCCCGGGGTTGATTTCCGATAAGGCGGTGTTTGATGCCGTGCTCTCCTATGGCCTTATTCCCATCGGGACCGATGCGTGGCTTGCTAAACGGCAATTTGCTAAAATGGGCAGCATTGTTTTGGTGCATGCCAACGGCAACGAACCGCTTGGACTCAAGAAGTTTCAAAAGTTGCTCGAGACTCAGCGCGACAGCATTCTTGCAGGAAAATGGATGCTGTTCGATCTTAGGGAGAGCATGGCCACTGAACCGGTTAATAAATAG
- a CDS encoding Ig-like domain-containing protein has product MKILYKLTTLALLLIVTITAEAQTTPPAGTPVITLTVTNNATITFRMAAAANNTPAWVETTPGTYTTINIGTGSIYNTYTATGTIIKVYGAITFFNCEWNKEKLTALDVSTNTALTGLECDGNQLTALDVSKNTALTGLYCSYNQLTTLDVSTNTALTTLYYSYNQLTTLDVCTNTALTDLGCGSNKLTSLDVSKNTALTTLWCHSNQLTALDVSTNTALTGLECDGNQLTALDVSKNTALSSLWCGSNQLTALDVSTNTALTYLLCDGNKLTALDVSKNTELTKIYCYANPLNTAAIDALYCSLPFRAAADNAIIRPAYNSTDANNAFVLASNTSNATAKGWVVNYDDNSIIPTTGIYTCGSPIVLATEIILNKVTATVETGKTITLTATVKPDNSTYKGVVWSSANTAIATVNNNGLVTGGSAGTATITAKTEDGGYEANCVVTVTSTTGVETETATTLGLYPNPAMAEVFIKGVEIPTLVEVYSTTGQLMLAQTLAPAQPINISHLQPGVYMVKVNGIAMKLMVAGR; this is encoded by the coding sequence ATGAAAATACTCTACAAGCTTACCACCCTAGCATTGCTGCTTATAGTAACAATTACTGCCGAAGCGCAAACCACGCCCCCTGCTGGCACTCCGGTGATAACCCTTACCGTTACCAACAACGCCACCATAACATTTAGGATGGCTGCTGCCGCGAACAACACCCCTGCATGGGTAGAAACCACCCCCGGCACCTACACTACTATTAATATTGGCACAGGAAGTATATACAATACCTACACCGCCACCGGAACTATTATAAAGGTGTATGGAGCCATCACATTTTTCAACTGTGAGTGGAATAAAGAAAAGTTAACCGCGCTGGATGTGTCCACGAACACCGCACTGACAGGCCTAGAATGCGACGGCAACCAACTTACCGCACTTGATGTGTCCAAGAACACCGCACTGACAGGCCTATACTGCAGTTACAACCAACTTACCACGCTGGATGTGTCCACGAACACCGCACTGACAACCCTATACTACAGTTACAACCAACTTACCACGCTGGATGTGTGCACGAACACCGCACTGACAGACCTAGGCTGCGGAAGCAACAAGCTTACCTCGCTGGATGTGTCCAAGAACACTGCACTGACAACCCTATGGTGCCACAGCAACCAACTTACCGCGCTGGATGTGTCCACGAACACCGCACTGACAGGCCTAGAATGCGACGGCAACCAACTTACCGCACTTGATGTGTCCAAGAACACTGCACTGTCATCCCTATGGTGCGGAAGCAACCAACTTACCGCGCTGGATGTGTCCACGAACACCGCGCTGACATACCTACTCTGCGACGGCAACAAACTTACCGCACTGGATGTTTCCAAGAATACAGAGTTGACAAAAATATACTGCTACGCAAATCCACTCAATACCGCAGCTATCGATGCCCTCTACTGCAGCCTACCCTTCCGCGCCGCAGCAGATAATGCAATTATACGCCCCGCCTATAACAGCACTGATGCTAACAACGCCTTTGTACTGGCCAGCAATACTAGCAATGCTACGGCCAAAGGTTGGGTGGTGAATTACGATGATAATAGCATTATCCCCACCACAGGCATCTATACATGCGGGAGTCCTATAGTACTCGCCACAGAGATAATACTCAATAAAGTTACCGCAACCGTAGAAACTGGCAAAACCATTACCCTAACCGCTACAGTAAAGCCAGACAACTCTACCTACAAGGGGGTAGTATGGAGCAGTGCCAACACCGCCATTGCTACCGTGAATAACAACGGATTGGTTACCGGAGGGAGCGCTGGTACCGCAACCATTACTGCTAAAACGGAGGACGGAGGTTACGAGGCCAACTGTGTGGTTACGGTAACCTCCACCACTGGCGTGGAAACTGAAACAGCCACTACCTTGGGGCTATACCCCAACCCGGCTATGGCCGAGGTATTCATTAAGGGTGTTGAGATACCTACTTTGGTGGAAGTATACAGCACCACAGGGCAGCTAATGCTAGCCCAAACCCTAGCACCCGCCCAACCAATAAACATCAGCCACCTACAACCGGGTGTGTACATGGTGAAAGTAAACGGCATTGCAATGAAGCTGATGGTTGCTGGAAGATAA
- the hydF gene encoding [FeFe] hydrogenase H-cluster maturation GTPase HydF codes for MPKGKASFPHIGIYGKRNSGKSATINFITGQDVAIVSDIAGTTTDPVKKTLEILDFGPVVLVDTAGIDDVGELGQLRIQKTKESIKHVDLALLVITNNTLDENEEHLIEEFAKYETPYVIVHNHSDREPLLPEFAAQLKERFKSPVVALSAFKKEGLEPLITAIKETIPERSYANPSLMGDLIVAGDIVLLITPIDTEAPAGRMILPQVQAIRDVLDNDAVAIVLKENEVVNFLKKTGIRPALAVTDSQVFNKADAAIPHEIPLTSFSTLLARLKGDFDNYLLGTPKISELRDGDKILILESCTHHVSCDDIGRFKIPNWLNKYTGKKLEFKVVTGLDQLPNITDYALVIQCGGCMITRKQIFNRLQPAIEAGIPITNYGMAIAYVQGIYNRAIAPFTQQQSNPKEYL; via the coding sequence ATGCCAAAAGGAAAAGCATCATTCCCACATATTGGTATTTACGGCAAGCGCAACTCCGGAAAGAGTGCCACCATAAACTTTATAACTGGCCAGGATGTGGCCATTGTCTCTGATATTGCAGGAACTACTACCGATCCGGTAAAAAAAACGCTCGAAATCCTCGACTTTGGCCCCGTAGTGCTGGTTGACACAGCCGGGATTGATGATGTGGGTGAGCTGGGTCAACTGCGCATTCAGAAAACGAAGGAATCCATTAAGCACGTGGATTTAGCCCTACTGGTTATCACCAATAATACCCTCGACGAGAATGAGGAGCACCTAATAGAAGAGTTTGCCAAATATGAAACCCCCTATGTGATAGTCCACAACCATAGCGACCGGGAGCCGTTGTTGCCCGAATTTGCGGCGCAGCTAAAGGAGCGCTTCAAATCGCCGGTGGTGGCCCTAAGCGCCTTCAAAAAAGAAGGGCTCGAACCGCTAATCACGGCTATAAAAGAGACGATTCCCGAGCGCAGCTACGCAAACCCATCGCTTATGGGTGATTTAATTGTGGCCGGCGACATTGTATTGCTCATCACCCCCATCGACACAGAAGCACCCGCCGGAAGGATGATCCTCCCTCAAGTTCAGGCCATCCGCGATGTGCTCGACAACGATGCAGTGGCTATTGTGTTAAAGGAAAACGAAGTTGTAAATTTCCTGAAGAAAACGGGGATAAGACCAGCACTGGCAGTTACTGACAGCCAGGTTTTCAACAAGGCCGATGCCGCCATTCCGCACGAGATTCCCCTCACCAGTTTTAGCACGCTGCTGGCACGGCTTAAGGGCGATTTTGACAACTACCTGCTAGGAACCCCAAAGATTTCCGAGCTCCGCGATGGCGACAAAATACTGATACTGGAAAGCTGCACGCATCACGTTTCATGCGACGACATTGGAAGGTTTAAAATCCCCAACTGGCTGAACAAATACACCGGAAAGAAACTAGAGTTTAAAGTAGTTACCGGCCTCGACCAGTTACCCAACATTACCGACTATGCGCTGGTTATTCAGTGCGGTGGCTGTATGATTACCCGCAAGCAAATATTCAACAGGCTGCAGCCTGCCATTGAGGCCGGCATCCCTATAACCAACTATGGCATGGCCATTGCCTACGTGCAAGGAATCTACAACCGGGCCATTGCCCCATTCACCCAGCAGCAATCGAATCCGAAGGAGTATTTGTAG
- a CDS encoding M1 family aminopeptidase, with the protein MIKKILTVFAIAASALSANTEVFAQRSMPMFSQSGQKPSTRQLSDMANYDVKFYHIDLSVTNTSTTLAGSTTIKMQSKVASLSLIVLQLTSQLAVSAVVVNQQAATFSRSGDELRITPNTPIAQNEYATVKVTYSGTPTGLEGIQSTRDNSWSQTILWTLSESYHAYEWFPVKQDLTDKADSAYVWLTVPSTLTAASNGLLKKVTDMGNSKKRFEWQTYYPIDYYLLSMTVGNYTQYNNSASIDGTTMPIQHFVYSTAGCLESNKTAIDATPGMVELYSQLFVPYPFKNEKYGHVMAPIGGGMEHQTLTTLSSFGYTLIAHELAHQWFGDYVTCANWQDIWVNEGFASYLEYIYLENNNQTVAASNWMTEARQYALQEPNGSVYIPITEINSESRIFSYTLSYKKGAVIIHMLRKEIDNDEKFYGSLRLFLNTFGHSTATGMDVLNTINTYTGKDYTWFFDQWYYGKGYPTVSSTYKYANDTVALTLKQTASNVATPFFRMSMDVRFTTNGVVTDTTLVWTANNQEFKVKTGGAPTTIVLDPQNELLIKRNGAPVDINENTRLSQVRVFPNPAKDDFIVEVNPTMVGAALVIHDLSGRIAYRTTLGKERQEISTSNWIKGIYLGTITHERVATNFKMVKE; encoded by the coding sequence ATGATAAAAAAGATACTCACCGTTTTTGCCATTGCCGCCTCGGCCCTCTCAGCAAACACTGAGGTTTTCGCCCAACGAAGTATGCCAATGTTTAGCCAAAGTGGGCAAAAGCCATCTACCCGGCAGCTTTCGGATATGGCCAACTACGATGTAAAGTTCTACCATATCGACCTTTCGGTTACAAATACATCCACGACACTTGCAGGAAGCACGACCATTAAAATGCAATCGAAGGTTGCAAGCCTTTCGCTTATTGTGCTGCAACTCACCAGCCAACTTGCCGTTTCGGCGGTAGTGGTAAACCAACAGGCTGCCACATTTAGCCGCAGCGGCGACGAATTGAGAATAACCCCGAATACTCCCATTGCCCAAAACGAATACGCCACAGTAAAGGTAACCTACTCGGGAACGCCAACGGGTCTTGAAGGTATACAAAGCACAAGAGACAACAGTTGGAGCCAAACCATCCTCTGGACCCTATCGGAATCGTACCACGCCTACGAATGGTTTCCGGTAAAGCAAGACCTTACCGACAAGGCCGACTCTGCCTACGTTTGGCTTACCGTTCCTTCGACCCTTACTGCCGCATCAAACGGGCTTCTTAAAAAGGTTACCGACATGGGAAATAGCAAGAAGCGATTCGAATGGCAAACCTACTACCCCATCGATTACTATCTCCTTTCGATGACCGTTGGCAACTATACGCAGTACAACAACTCGGCCTCCATCGACGGGACAACAATGCCTATCCAACACTTTGTTTACAGCACAGCGGGCTGCCTCGAAAGCAATAAGACGGCAATTGATGCAACACCCGGAATGGTAGAACTATACTCTCAGCTCTTTGTTCCATATCCATTCAAGAACGAAAAATATGGCCACGTTATGGCACCCATTGGTGGCGGCATGGAACACCAAACACTTACCACGCTCAGCAGTTTTGGGTATACCCTTATTGCCCACGAATTGGCACACCAATGGTTTGGCGATTATGTTACCTGCGCCAATTGGCAAGACATTTGGGTAAACGAGGGCTTTGCCTCCTACCTCGAATACATCTATCTTGAAAACAACAACCAAACAGTGGCTGCCTCAAATTGGATGACAGAGGCTAGGCAATATGCCCTTCAGGAACCCAACGGCAGTGTGTATATCCCCATAACAGAAATTAACAGTGAAAGCAGAATTTTCAGCTACACGCTCAGCTACAAGAAAGGGGCGGTTATCATTCATATGCTGAGGAAAGAGATCGATAACGACGAGAAGTTCTACGGATCGCTACGTCTATTCCTAAACACTTTCGGACACAGCACGGCTACTGGCATGGATGTTCTGAATACGATTAATACCTACACTGGAAAAGATTACACCTGGTTTTTCGACCAATGGTACTACGGAAAGGGATATCCAACGGTATCATCTACCTACAAGTACGCCAACGATACAGTAGCGCTAACACTAAAACAAACAGCCAGCAACGTAGCCACGCCCTTCTTCCGTATGAGCATGGATGTGCGCTTCACCACCAATGGAGTTGTAACGGATACAACACTTGTATGGACCGCGAACAACCAAGAATTTAAGGTAAAAACGGGAGGCGCTCCTACCACCATTGTGCTCGATCCACAAAACGAGCTGCTTATTAAACGAAATGGAGCACCGGTAGACATAAACGAGAATACCCGACTATCGCAGGTAAGGGTTTTCCCCAATCCTGCCAAGGATGATTTTATTGTTGAAGTTAACCCAACGATGGTTGGAGCGGCGCTGGTCATCCACGATCTTTCGGGTAGAATAGCTTACCGCACCACGCTAGGTAAGGAGAGGCAGGAAATCAGCACCTCCAACTGGATTAAGGGCATCTACTTAGGAACAATAACCCACGAGAGAGTTGCAACCAACTTTAAAATGGTGAAAGAATAG